One Methanocaldococcus villosus KIN24-T80 genomic window carries:
- a CDS encoding type II toxin-antitoxin system VapC family toxin yields the protein MKIVLDASAILHGYNPLTEDANHYITPEALEEIKSNRVIVDQAIRFGKLKIRSPKEEFINKVKETALKTGDRLSEQDVSVLALSLELKAILYTDDYAMQNVAKKLNINVKGIRYKTNRQIVWRKVCIGCKKIYPANYDEDECEICGSPLKRKAVKIKK from the coding sequence TTGAAAATAGTTTTAGATGCATCAGCTATATTACATGGATATAATCCATTAACTGAAGATGCTAACCATTACATAACTCCAGAAGCTTTAGAAGAGATAAAATCCAATAGAGTTATTGTTGATCAAGCTATTAGGTTTGGAAAGCTAAAAATAAGATCTCCTAAAGAAGAGTTTATAAATAAAGTTAAAGAAACTGCACTAAAGACTGGTGATAGACTGTCAGAACAGGATGTGTCAGTATTAGCTTTGAGTTTAGAGTTAAAAGCAATTTTATACACTGATGATTATGCTATGCAAAATGTAGCTAAAAAGTTGAATATTAATGTTAAGGGGATAAGATATAAAACTAATAGACAAATTGTCTGGAGAAAGGTTTGTATTGGATGTAAAAAAATATATCCTGCTAATTATGATGAAGATGAATGTGAAATATGTGGTAGTCCTCTAAAAAGAAAAGCAGTAAAAATTAAAAAGTGA
- a CDS encoding methionine synthase, with the protein MITTVVGSYPVVFKENEDFFDKIKKIFGIYDPYKYAIEVAVKDQINAGIDIISDGQVRGDMVEIFTSKLFGFEDRRVVNRVEFVEPITLKDILYAKKIAKKLNSNVEVKGIITGPNTIAYSVKDEYYSNKEELIFDIAKALRNEVLAIKNHVSYIQIDEPILSVGIADFEVAKRAIDIIVRGINKSFGMHVCGKVYNIIDELNEFNVSILDHEFASNRKNLEILDRIKKKVGFGCVNTKVNKVESVEEIKGLIKEGLEIIKNNNFISEKDILIDPDCGLRLLNRDVAYNKLKNMVLASKNI; encoded by the coding sequence ATGATTACTACAGTTGTGGGAAGTTATCCTGTTGTATTCAAGGAGAATGAAGATTTTTTTGATAAAATAAAAAAAATATTTGGAATTTATGACCCATATAAATATGCTATTGAAGTGGCAGTTAAAGATCAAATTAATGCAGGAATTGATATTATAAGTGATGGACAGGTTAGGGGAGATATGGTTGAAATCTTTACTAGTAAACTTTTTGGTTTTGAAGATAGGAGAGTTGTTAATAGGGTTGAGTTTGTGGAGCCAATAACTTTAAAAGATATTTTATATGCTAAAAAAATAGCTAAAAAACTAAATAGCAATGTTGAAGTTAAAGGGATAATAACAGGGCCTAATACAATAGCTTACTCTGTTAAAGATGAATACTATTCTAATAAAGAAGAGCTAATATTTGATATTGCTAAAGCTTTAAGGAATGAAGTATTAGCTATAAAGAATCATGTAAGTTATATACAAATAGATGAACCCATTCTATCTGTAGGTATTGCAGATTTTGAAGTGGCTAAGAGGGCTATAGATATTATTGTTAGAGGTATTAATAAAAGCTTTGGCATGCACGTCTGTGGAAAGGTTTATAATATAATAGATGAGCTTAATGAGTTTAATGTATCAATTTTAGATCATGAGTTTGCATCAAATAGAAAAAACTTAGAAATTCTTGATAGAATAAAGAAGAAAGTAGGTTTTGGCTGTGTTAATACAAAAGTTAATAAAGTTGAAAGTGTTGAAGAAATTAAAGGATTAATAAAAGAAGGATTAGAAATAATAAAAAATAATAATTTTATTAGTGAAAAAGATATACTAATTGATCCAGACTGTGGTTTAAGACTGTTAAATAGAGATGTGGCATATAATAAGTTGAAAAATATGGTATTAGCATCTAAGAATATTTAA
- the artD gene encoding archaeosortase D, whose translation MRKDYVKNIAFVFIISYSILSILENFLSNILSSIIGHLMHIYTYNNLLFFNNKIFIIDRACTCSLEMTIFLSFVFATPKVKITYKILYSIFGLLVINVVNILRIIMIITYKTDNFQLAHDVISFILFPVALFLNVFWIVILKKLNILRC comes from the coding sequence ATGAGAAAAGATTATGTTAAAAATATAGCCTTTGTATTTATAATCTCTTATTCTATCTTATCAATCTTAGAAAATTTTTTATCTAATATTCTATCATCAATTATAGGCCATCTAATGCATATTTACACATATAATAATTTATTGTTTTTTAATAATAAGATCTTTATTATTGATAGAGCTTGTACATGCTCTTTAGAGATGACCATATTCTTAAGCTTTGTTTTTGCCACACCTAAAGTAAAAATAACCTATAAAATATTATATTCCATCTTTGGATTGTTAGTTATAAATGTTGTAAATATTTTAAGGATAATTATGATAATAACATATAAAACAGACAACTTCCAATTAGCTCATGATGTTATTAGCTTTATCCTTTTTCCAGTAGCTTTATTCTTGAATGTCTTTTGGATAGTTATACTAAAAAAATTAAATATTCTTAGATGCTAA
- a CDS encoding class III signal peptide domain-containing protein, archaeosortase D/PIP-CTERM system-associated — protein MKNRAQISLEFALLLATVLAVASIVGFYYIKSIAQGSAHYKETTLKSEAVTQTEAMKRAERVKQLME, from the coding sequence ATGAAAAATAGAGCTCAAATATCATTAGAATTTGCCTTATTATTAGCAACAGTATTGGCAGTAGCTTCTATTGTAGGATTTTATTATATAAAATCAATAGCTCAAGGTTCGGCTCATTATAAAGAAACTACATTAAAATCAGAAGCCGTTACACAAACAGAAGCTATGAAAAGAGCTGAAAGAGTTAAACAATTAATGGAATAA
- a CDS encoding PKD domain-containing protein: MKKYLIIFLFIFLSSIFADVIFVHNGLMNITNSTGGDKFNINDTINFVALSIGNTTEIIIENGTVIWFFGDDKIKYGRNVNHSYTFPFIYPVAWGGYYKNVHYPPTETYNWLIVGDVYNTYYWFIPNNSLNTWVVEYYKNYTIANTSVNNSNVVIIKYPTDLDINDLIFKGLKVGGEVGIITDVNEDNIVIEDNITFIPNINKNNIEFIMWNFDNKTSFKFKPSIIYTTPGFHFIQVLIVDKYGKVWVGYKVIYVKQHFGGYVYWVMGPSHYGGEAYTYVYNSSLNHNDNRGNEYVNPHKLTYKVGDKTKFNMKDAWGLYWKWDFGDGVETDYTYREYFTPTEHVYKFPFMWPFFWMSYGGAGSWWKSDTLNFIIVGDVGNIKYNFYPNLSNSKTYKYEYDKKHHTVNLYYYSDIISNPVYNLTIRQGFYYDIPAEVDKPEVTTNKPVKFSFSYPGKVIFVMWCFGDGDISFESSPTHSYTEEGLYYPHVLIVDENGNIGLGIPPPIGVGYYSVPQIYVNPMITSTGKPVNITIVEPKRYTNLRHYIYYGDGNSTIITPGKSPYAWQYTYYKEGVYEVYMYISYNHRRFENSKKVYVINNNPPIASLLILPNPASYKDVIEFNPKNSYDPDANRKIPVYDHNGEIIDNYTIPKTSPMAMIYGYNLLVYNSSGNLVFNYTSNSLDPVYHKFPIGNYTAILTVWDGFGDKNKTEINFSVINKKPVAYFIYYPENPDVGQRIVLDASYSFDPEGKIIKYKWDFGDGSSLETYNPIVYHIYNKPGFYRIKLTVWDELNANNSYERYITVSGILANFTYNPKYPKANENILFIDTSRSYPTNTKIVYRKWDFGDGSVEVNKKEVNHKYNKPGVYIVTLYVKNNINKYGYTSKLIIVGGNESYPPIANFNYIINGLNVTFNASPSYDPDGRIIRYIWNFGDGSSLETYNPIVYHIYNNSGVYTVVLTVIDNSNLSDNCTRYIHLYEENIFSIPVPIYIHIMILILTFYFIRRYYEK; this comes from the coding sequence ATGAAAAAATATTTGATAATTTTTTTATTTATTTTTCTTTCATCAATTTTTGCTGATGTTATATTTGTTCATAATGGTTTGATGAACATAACTAATAGTACTGGAGGAGATAAATTTAATATAAATGATACAATAAATTTTGTAGCTTTAAGTATAGGTAATACTACAGAGATTATAATAGAAAATGGAACAGTAATATGGTTTTTTGGTGATGATAAGATAAAATATGGGAGAAATGTTAATCACTCTTACACTTTCCCATTTATATATCCTGTAGCTTGGGGAGGATATTATAAAAATGTTCATTACCCTCCAACAGAAACCTACAATTGGCTTATTGTTGGTGATGTATATAACACCTATTACTGGTTTATCCCTAATAATAGTTTAAATACCTGGGTGGTAGAATATTATAAAAATTACACTATAGCTAATACATCAGTTAATAATTCTAATGTAGTTATAATCAAATACCCTACAGATTTAGATATAAATGATTTAATATTTAAGGGACTAAAAGTTGGTGGAGAAGTAGGGATTATAACAGATGTCAATGAAGATAATATTGTTATTGAAGATAATATAACCTTTATCCCTAATATTAATAAAAATAATATTGAATTTATTATGTGGAATTTTGATAATAAAACATCTTTTAAATTTAAACCATCTATTATTTACACAACCCCTGGATTTCATTTTATACAGGTTTTAATAGTTGATAAATATGGGAAAGTTTGGGTAGGTTACAAAGTTATATATGTCAAACAACATTTTGGAGGTTATGTTTATTGGGTTATGGGACCTTCACATTATGGGGGAGAGGCTTATACGTATGTTTATAATAGTTCTTTAAATCATAATGATAATAGAGGAAATGAATATGTCAATCCTCATAAATTAACATACAAAGTAGGTGATAAAACTAAATTTAATATGAAAGATGCATGGGGACTTTATTGGAAATGGGACTTTGGAGATGGGGTAGAAACTGATTATACTTATAGAGAATATTTTACTCCAACAGAGCATGTATATAAATTCCCATTTATGTGGCCATTTTTCTGGATGAGTTATGGAGGAGCTGGAAGTTGGTGGAAATCAGATACTTTAAACTTTATAATTGTTGGAGATGTTGGAAATATAAAATATAACTTTTATCCAAATTTATCCAATTCTAAAACTTATAAATATGAATATGATAAAAAACATCACACCGTAAATCTTTACTATTATTCAGATATAATATCAAATCCTGTTTATAATTTAACAATAAGACAGGGATTTTATTATGATATACCTGCTGAAGTTGATAAACCAGAAGTTACTACTAATAAACCAGTAAAATTTTCTTTTAGTTATCCAGGAAAAGTAATATTTGTAATGTGGTGTTTTGGTGATGGAGATATTTCATTTGAAAGTTCTCCAACACATAGTTATACTGAAGAGGGTCTCTATTATCCTCATGTTTTAATAGTTGATGAAAATGGAAATATTGGTTTAGGTATTCCCCCACCAATAGGTGTAGGTTATTACAGTGTTCCACAAATTTATGTTAATCCTATGATAACAAGCACTGGAAAACCTGTTAACATTACTATTGTTGAGCCTAAAAGATATACTAATTTACGGCATTATATTTACTATGGGGATGGTAATAGCACAATTATAACTCCTGGAAAGTCTCCATATGCTTGGCAGTACACTTATTATAAAGAAGGGGTTTATGAAGTTTATATGTATATTTCTTATAATCATAGAAGATTTGAAAATAGTAAAAAAGTATATGTTATCAATAACAATCCACCCATAGCTTCCCTTCTTATTCTTCCTAATCCAGCCTCATATAAAGATGTGATAGAATTTAATCCAAAGAATAGTTATGATCCTGATGCTAATAGAAAGATTCCTGTATATGATCATAATGGCGAGATAATAGATAATTATACAATTCCAAAAACTTCTCCAATGGCAATGATTTATGGTTATAATTTGTTAGTCTATAATTCCTCAGGAAATTTAGTTTTTAATTATACTTCAAACTCCTTAGATCCTGTTTATCATAAGTTTCCAATTGGTAATTATACTGCAATCTTAACAGTTTGGGACGGATTTGGAGATAAGAATAAAACAGAAATAAACTTTTCTGTAATTAATAAAAAACCTGTAGCTTATTTCATATATTATCCAGAAAATCCTGATGTGGGACAAAGGATCGTACTAGATGCTTCATACTCTTTTGATCCTGAAGGGAAAATAATAAAATATAAATGGGACTTTGGAGATGGGTCAAGTTTAGAAACATACAACCCAATAGTTTATCATATTTATAATAAACCAGGATTTTATAGAATAAAATTAACAGTGTGGGATGAACTGAACGCTAATAATTCATATGAAAGATATATTACGGTTTCAGGAATTTTAGCTAATTTTACATATAATCCTAAATATCCAAAAGCTAATGAAAATATATTATTTATAGACACATCTAGATCATATCCAACTAATACAAAAATAGTTTATAGAAAATGGGACTTTGGAGATGGGAGTGTAGAAGTTAATAAAAAAGAAGTGAATCATAAATACAATAAGCCAGGAGTTTATATAGTTACACTATATGTTAAAAATAACATCAATAAATATGGTTATACATCAAAACTAATAATAGTTGGAGGAAATGAAAGTTACCCTCCAATAGCTAATTTCAACTATATAATTAATGGACTAAATGTTACCTTTAATGCATCCCCATCATATGATCCTGACGGTAGGATTATAAGATATATATGGAACTTTGGAGATGGGTCAAGTTTAGAAACATACAACCCAATAGTTTATCATATTTATAATAACTCTGGAGTTTATACTGTAGTTCTTACAGTAATAGATAATAGCAATTTATCAGACAACTGTACAAGGTATATCCATTTATATGAAGAAAATATATTCTCCATACCAGTTCCAATTTATATTCATATAATGATTTTAATATTAACATTCTATTTTATAAGGAGATATTATGAAAAATAG
- a CDS encoding DUF2341 domain-containing protein: MYYTQIALVLVLLVFTITSVFYNTIDLKTSEIKNEIEVKMISLAEKNIEHTINHNLDKIVNDVFINVSYTLMKEHRFFNNSSSAEECIENNITYILNKTLYNVCRDNFTIIVSHIRINPTSEPTRILLTGEVLLKYRKELENNVSIIINKEIGIIKEITLKEIPDPYVYNNKFYYNWSYCSPVDVNVSNGHHIFKIILNNTNFNYTLMKNPNDPSEIRIIGSSKIANEYILLPYWIEKWRYNNISVIWVNCSEDNLINGKIFILYNSSTKINRENPHKTFILFDNFNYLDNNSWEITGGCWINNGLLYVKGPYSKLSTKRSFSYNYELIFRANFSSVMKLDSENISEFIGFFKNDSNGIGFIYYNTSWGKEGLYVRYGQNLSKIPNFSKYLNNFYIYSVSWGEDRVSFRIYNEYYNLLYNKSINININENYPISICTEGVLNATVLVDWLVLKDVSNIIAIPQKPMRNILDYHEEKPKTYKGTIYYGDPEQYIKVNDGRYSIIGMFTNATYKWGSCGYKPKIEIE, encoded by the coding sequence ATGTATTATACACAAATTGCTTTAGTATTAGTTTTATTGGTTTTTACTATAACATCTGTTTTTTACAACACAATAGATTTAAAAACATCTGAGATTAAGAATGAGATAGAGGTTAAAATGATCTCATTAGCTGAAAAAAATATTGAGCATACCATAAACCATAATTTAGATAAAATTGTTAATGATGTTTTTATAAATGTTAGCTATACATTGATGAAAGAACATAGATTCTTTAATAATTCATCCTCAGCTGAAGAATGTATTGAGAATAATATTACATACATATTAAATAAAACTTTATATAATGTTTGCAGGGATAATTTTACAATTATTGTGTCCCATATAAGGATAAATCCTACAAGTGAGCCAACAAGAATACTTTTAACTGGAGAAGTTTTATTAAAATATAGAAAGGAGTTAGAAAATAATGTGAGTATTATTATAAATAAGGAAATTGGCATAATTAAAGAAATAACATTAAAGGAGATACCTGATCCTTATGTTTATAATAATAAGTTTTATTACAATTGGAGTTACTGCTCACCAGTAGATGTTAATGTTAGTAATGGGCATCACATATTTAAAATAATATTAAATAACACTAATTTTAACTATACACTAATGAAAAATCCAAATGATCCCTCTGAAATAAGAATTATAGGTAGTTCTAAAATAGCTAATGAGTATATTTTATTACCATATTGGATAGAAAAGTGGAGATACAACAATATATCAGTTATTTGGGTAAATTGTAGTGAAGATAACTTAATTAATGGAAAAATATTCATATTATATAACTCTTCAACAAAAATTAATAGGGAAAATCCTCATAAAACATTCATACTGTTTGATAATTTTAACTATTTAGATAATAACTCATGGGAAATTACTGGAGGTTGTTGGATAAATAATGGGCTATTATATGTAAAAGGTCCTTATTCTAAACTCTCTACTAAAAGAAGCTTCTCATATAATTATGAGCTAATCTTCAGAGCAAATTTCTCTAGTGTTATGAAGTTAGATAGTGAAAATATTTCAGAATTTATAGGATTTTTTAAAAATGATTCTAATGGTATTGGATTTATTTACTATAATACCTCTTGGGGAAAAGAAGGGTTATATGTGAGATATGGCCAAAATCTTTCTAAAATTCCTAATTTTAGTAAATATCTAAACAACTTTTATATCTATTCTGTATCCTGGGGAGAAGATAGAGTTAGCTTTAGAATATATAATGAATATTATAATTTGTTATACAATAAATCAATAAATATAAATATAAATGAAAATTATCCAATATCTATCTGCACTGAAGGGGTATTAAATGCAACTGTTTTAGTAGATTGGTTAGTTTTAAAAGATGTTAGCAATATAATAGCTATTCCACAAAAACCAATGAGAAATATATTAGATTATCATGAAGAAAAACCAAAAACTTATAAAGGTACTATATATTATGGAGATCCTGAACAGTATATAAAGGTTAATGATGGTAGATATTCAATTATTGGCATGTTTACAAATGCTACATATAAATGGGGAAGCTGTGGATATAAACCAAAAATAGAGATAGAGTGA